Proteins from a genomic interval of Luteibacter pinisoli:
- a CDS encoding NAD-glutamate dehydrogenase, with product MNAIRAAENGQFQTLVFDELKKIDFPTGRLNEARFFIEAFFERMAQADHALHTPDRWAALIADLLDFARERQPGKAKVRVYNPGVSGTRAVIEVVTDDMPFLVDTVSMVAAAHADIHAIIHPVVPVTRSAAGQMEAMGTGDHAESIMRFEIDRIDDTELDTVKANLETALADVREAVTDWKAMRAKMQEVAADLGKRSLPYTGEEVHEAAEFLNWVADNHFTFMGYREYEVAADAGDEVLRTVEGSGLGILRTAERSLAPRSLRTLAASELPRSGATDAIILTKTNARSPIHRAGYMDYIGVLRFDGNGRPVAEQRFLGLFSSNAYMAHPQHVPLVRDKCEAVMARSGLKRDSHSGKALQHILDTLPRDELFQCSTDELFALASGLLELAQRTRTRLFIRRDSYGRFFSCLVFIPRDRFNTTVRERVEAVLREAFHGEHVDSAVLMGEAALVRLHVVVRPRIGDHPVYDAAEIEAKITSIARNWYDELRDQLVETAGEQQGIILANRYGKSLPAGYVDEVSPAVAAADVRSLAGLDGPDAISMSFYHPPHRPEELRFKVYRSGSDIALSEVLPQLENLGLRVLTEHMYEVKVGEGSLYIQDFEVQPVGRLAFDVSQVGTIFEDAFEQIWRGNAENDGFNRLVLGAKLNWRQVAVLRGYCKYLLQTGVAFSQAYMEDALNRYPAIAGLIIEMFNARFDPRRENMNEKERAYAEGMLSHEMHALIDQDTLATHPALIGNLIAALALPRDQQAAAVEEAINALLDNVSSLDEDRILRSFISLVHATLRTSFFQAFDGAYRAYIAFKFDSHQVPELAKPVPYREIFVYAPRVEGIHLRFGSVARGGLRWSDRREDFRTEVLGLVKAQMVKNTVIVPVGSKGGFFVKRPPVGGDRDAQLAEGIACYRMFINGLLDITDNLVEGKVVPPHDVVRHDNDDPYLVVAADKGTATFSDIANAISTEHGFWLDDAFASGGSNGYDHKGMGITAKGAWESVKRHFRAMGRDSQTQDFTTVGVGDMSGDVFGNGMLLSEHIRLLAAFDHRHIFLDPNPDAAKSFVERQRMFALPRSSWEDYDKSLISAGGGVYPRSAKSIPVSAEVKAVLGIRADATHMAPNDLLSAILKAPVDLLWNGGIGTYVKATSETHAEVGDRANNALRVNGNELRCKVIGEGGNLGMTQKGRIEAAQAGVLMNTDFIDNSAGVDTSDHEVNIKILLNDAVQRGELTFEGRNKQLAEMTDEVGRLVLWDNYRQNQAITVMEHQSVRRLGSMAHFISTLEAEGLLDRAVESLPTAAELAERKQRAQGMTRPELSVLLSYDKIRLFQQLLDSDVPEDPYLSRELVRYFPVPLHEKYAEHMQRHRLKREIIATAVTNSTINRMGATFMMRMQEDTGHGPASIAKAYTAAREILDARDLWAELEALDGKVAEDTQIDAILQIWSLLRHLTRWLLNRPGGSLDIAANVDRYAAGVTTLRKALPDALTDTGRGDFEASQEKWEGFGIPTELAVRLARVPVLRAALDMVEVSKQSGKDIATVAKVFYELGEALDLEWLRGQIEALPVEGAWHAQARGSLLDELNAQHRALALQVLSIAGDRTDVSPVKAWLERDDATLKYTRSMLAEILTQNADYPIASVAVRRLAQLAQIPV from the coding sequence ATGAATGCGATTCGCGCGGCCGAAAACGGCCAGTTCCAGACGCTCGTTTTCGATGAACTGAAGAAAATCGACTTCCCGACCGGCCGCCTCAATGAGGCGCGCTTCTTCATCGAGGCCTTCTTTGAACGCATGGCGCAGGCGGACCATGCCCTGCACACCCCGGACCGCTGGGCGGCGCTGATCGCCGACCTGCTCGACTTCGCGCGGGAGCGCCAGCCGGGCAAGGCCAAGGTGCGGGTGTACAACCCGGGCGTCTCCGGTACCCGTGCGGTGATCGAGGTGGTCACCGACGACATGCCCTTCCTCGTGGACACCGTTTCCATGGTGGCTGCGGCCCATGCCGACATCCACGCCATCATCCACCCGGTGGTGCCGGTGACGCGTTCGGCCGCCGGCCAGATGGAAGCCATGGGCACCGGCGACCACGCCGAGTCGATCATGCGCTTCGAGATCGACCGCATCGACGACACCGAGCTGGACACGGTCAAGGCCAACCTCGAGACCGCGCTGGCCGACGTGCGCGAAGCCGTCACCGACTGGAAGGCGATGCGCGCGAAGATGCAGGAGGTCGCCGCCGACCTCGGCAAGCGCTCCCTGCCGTACACCGGCGAGGAAGTCCACGAGGCCGCCGAATTCCTGAACTGGGTGGCGGATAACCACTTCACCTTCATGGGTTACCGCGAATACGAAGTCGCCGCCGACGCAGGCGACGAAGTGCTGCGCACGGTGGAAGGCTCGGGCCTGGGCATCCTGCGCACGGCCGAGCGCTCGCTCGCGCCGCGTTCGCTGCGCACGCTGGCCGCCAGCGAGCTGCCGCGCTCCGGTGCCACCGACGCGATCATCCTGACCAAGACCAACGCCCGCTCGCCGATCCACCGCGCGGGCTACATGGATTACATCGGCGTCCTGCGCTTCGACGGCAACGGCCGCCCGGTGGCCGAGCAGCGCTTCCTGGGCCTGTTCTCGTCCAACGCCTACATGGCTCACCCGCAGCACGTGCCGCTGGTCCGCGACAAGTGCGAGGCCGTGATGGCGCGCTCGGGCCTGAAGCGCGATTCGCACTCGGGCAAGGCGCTGCAGCACATCCTCGACACGCTGCCGCGCGATGAGCTGTTCCAGTGCAGCACCGATGAGCTCTTCGCGCTGGCCTCCGGCCTGCTCGAGCTGGCCCAGCGTACGCGCACCCGCCTGTTCATCCGCCGCGACAGCTACGGCCGGTTCTTCTCCTGCCTGGTGTTCATCCCGCGCGATCGCTTCAACACCACCGTGCGCGAGCGCGTCGAAGCCGTGCTTCGCGAAGCGTTCCATGGCGAGCACGTGGATTCCGCGGTGCTGATGGGTGAAGCCGCCCTGGTGCGCCTGCATGTCGTCGTGCGTCCGCGCATCGGCGACCATCCGGTGTACGACGCCGCGGAGATCGAGGCCAAGATCACCTCGATCGCCCGCAACTGGTATGACGAATTGCGCGACCAGCTGGTGGAAACCGCCGGTGAGCAGCAGGGCATCATCCTGGCCAACCGCTATGGCAAGTCGCTGCCGGCCGGCTACGTGGACGAAGTGTCCCCGGCTGTCGCCGCGGCCGACGTCCGTTCGCTGGCGGGCCTCGATGGCCCCGATGCGATCAGCATGTCGTTCTACCACCCGCCGCACCGTCCGGAAGAGCTGCGCTTCAAGGTCTACCGTTCGGGATCGGACATCGCGCTCTCCGAAGTGCTGCCGCAGCTGGAGAACCTCGGCCTGCGCGTGCTCACCGAGCACATGTACGAAGTGAAGGTGGGCGAAGGCTCGCTGTACATCCAGGATTTCGAAGTGCAGCCGGTGGGTCGCCTGGCGTTCGACGTCTCGCAGGTGGGCACCATCTTCGAAGACGCCTTCGAGCAGATCTGGCGCGGCAACGCGGAGAACGACGGCTTCAACCGCCTCGTCCTCGGCGCCAAGCTCAACTGGCGCCAGGTGGCCGTCCTGCGCGGCTACTGCAAGTACCTGCTGCAGACCGGCGTCGCGTTCTCCCAGGCGTACATGGAAGACGCCCTGAACCGCTACCCGGCCATCGCCGGGCTGATCATCGAAATGTTCAACGCGCGCTTCGATCCACGCCGCGAGAACATGAATGAGAAGGAGCGCGCTTACGCCGAGGGCATGCTCTCGCACGAGATGCACGCCCTGATCGACCAGGACACGCTGGCGACGCATCCGGCGCTGATCGGCAATCTCATTGCCGCTCTCGCCCTGCCGCGCGACCAGCAGGCCGCGGCCGTCGAGGAGGCGATCAACGCGCTGCTCGACAACGTCTCCAGCCTCGACGAAGACCGCATCCTGCGCAGCTTCATCTCGCTGGTGCATGCCACCCTGCGCACCAGCTTCTTCCAGGCCTTTGACGGTGCATACCGCGCCTATATCGCCTTCAAGTTCGACAGCCACCAGGTGCCCGAGCTGGCCAAGCCGGTGCCGTACCGCGAGATCTTCGTGTACGCCCCGCGCGTGGAAGGCATCCACCTGCGCTTCGGTTCCGTCGCGCGCGGCGGCCTGCGCTGGTCGGATCGCCGCGAGGATTTCCGTACGGAAGTGCTTGGCCTGGTGAAGGCGCAGATGGTGAAAAACACCGTCATCGTGCCGGTGGGTTCGAAGGGCGGCTTCTTCGTGAAGCGTCCGCCGGTGGGCGGCGATCGTGACGCGCAGCTGGCCGAGGGCATCGCGTGCTATCGCATGTTCATCAACGGCCTGCTCGACATCACCGATAACCTGGTCGAAGGCAAGGTCGTCCCGCCGCACGACGTGGTCCGCCACGACAACGACGATCCGTACCTGGTCGTCGCCGCGGACAAGGGCACGGCGACGTTCTCCGATATCGCCAACGCGATCTCCACCGAGCACGGCTTCTGGCTGGACGACGCGTTCGCATCGGGCGGCTCGAACGGTTACGACCACAAGGGCATGGGCATCACCGCCAAGGGCGCGTGGGAGTCGGTCAAGCGCCACTTCCGTGCCATGGGCCGGGATAGCCAGACCCAGGACTTCACGACCGTGGGCGTGGGTGATATGTCCGGCGACGTGTTCGGCAACGGCATGCTGCTCTCCGAGCACATCCGCCTGCTGGCCGCGTTCGACCACCGCCACATCTTCCTCGACCCGAATCCGGATGCGGCGAAGAGCTTTGTCGAGCGCCAGCGCATGTTCGCGCTGCCGCGTTCGTCGTGGGAGGACTACGACAAGTCGCTGATCTCCGCGGGCGGTGGCGTGTACCCGCGCAGCGCCAAGTCCATTCCGGTGTCGGCCGAGGTGAAGGCGGTGCTGGGCATCCGTGCCGACGCCACCCACATGGCGCCGAACGACCTGCTCTCGGCCATCCTCAAGGCGCCGGTGGACCTCCTGTGGAACGGCGGCATCGGCACCTACGTGAAGGCCACCAGCGAAACCCATGCCGAGGTCGGCGACCGCGCGAACAACGCGCTGCGCGTCAACGGCAATGAGCTGCGCTGCAAGGTGATCGGCGAAGGCGGCAACCTGGGCATGACCCAGAAGGGCCGCATCGAGGCCGCGCAGGCCGGCGTGTTGATGAATACGGACTTCATCGACAACTCCGCGGGCGTGGACACCTCCGATCACGAGGTGAACATCAAGATCCTGCTGAACGACGCCGTGCAGCGTGGTGAGCTCACCTTCGAAGGCCGCAACAAGCAGCTGGCCGAGATGACGGACGAAGTGGGCCGCCTCGTGCTCTGGGATAACTACCGCCAGAACCAGGCCATCACCGTCATGGAGCACCAGTCGGTGCGCCGCCTGGGCTCGATGGCGCACTTCATCAGCACGCTGGAGGCCGAAGGGCTGCTCGACCGTGCCGTGGAGTCGCTGCCCACCGCCGCGGAGCTTGCCGAGCGCAAGCAGCGTGCCCAGGGCATGACCCGTCCGGAACTGTCGGTGCTGCTCTCGTACGACAAGATCCGCCTGTTCCAGCAGCTGCTGGATTCGGACGTGCCGGAAGATCCGTACCTGTCGCGCGAGCTGGTGCGTTACTTCCCCGTGCCGCTGCACGAGAAGTACGCCGAGCACATGCAGCGCCATCGCCTGAAGCGCGAGATCATCGCCACGGCGGTGACCAACTCGACGATCAACCGCATGGGCGCCACGTTCATGATGCGCATGCAGGAAGACACGGGCCACGGCCCGGCGTCCATTGCCAAGGCGTACACGGCGGCGCGCGAAATCCTCGATGCCCGCGATCTCTGGGCTGAGCTGGAGGCGCTGGATGGCAAGGTGGCCGAAGACACGCAGATCGACGCGATCCTGCAGATCTGGTCGCTGCTGCGCCACCTGACCCGCTGGCTGCTCAACCGTCCGGGCGGTTCGCTGGATATCGCGGCCAACGTCGACCGTTACGCGGCCGGGGTAACCACCCTGCGCAAGGCCCTGCCGGACGCGCTCACCGACACCGGTCGTGGCGATTTCGAAGCCAGCCAGGAAAAGTGGGAAGGCTTCGGCATCCCCACCGAACTGGCCGTGCGCCTGGCCCGGGTTCCGGTGCTGCGTGCGGCACTCGACATGGTCGAAGTGTCGAAGCAGAGCGGCAAGGACATCGCCACGGTGGCCAAGGTGTTCTATGAACTGGGCGAAGCCCTGGACCTGGAATGGCTGCGCGGTCAGATCGAGGCGTTGCCGGTGGAAGGGGCGTGGCACGCCCAGGCCCGCGGTTCGCTGCTGGACGAGCTCAATGCCCAGCATCGCGCCCTGGCCCTGCAGGTGCTCTCCATCGCCGGTGACCGCACCGACGTGAGCCCGGTGAAGGCCTGGCTGGAACGCGACGATGCCACGCTGAAGTACACCCGCAGCATGCTCGCCGAGATCCTCACCCAGAACGCCGACTACCCGATCGCTTCGGTCGCCGTCCGCCGCCTGGCCCAGCTGGCGCAGATCCCGGTGTAA
- a CDS encoding multidrug efflux RND transporter permease subunit, which produces MPSFFIDRPIFAWVVAILISLCGTISLLNMGIESYPNIAPPQVVVTATYPGASADTTEKTVTQVIEQQLTGIDHLLYFSSSSSSSGQATVTLTFETGTDPDIAQVQVQNKVSLATPRLPSEVTQQGVVVAKSNPDFLMFVALTSTNPAIDSHRLMDIVSSQVLDQVARIPGVGSTRQLGAEYGMRVWLNPDKLRGYGLSATDLQSALSTQNVQFAAGSIGTDPASNGQGFSATVSAEGRFTTAEQFSNIILRANNDGTVVKLKDVARVELGPQSYGFATEWNGTPTGAFGVQLLPGANALDVANAVRAKMADLAKSFPDGVTWFAPYDTTKFVVISIEEVVHTLVEAIILVFLVMLLFLQNFRATIIPTLVIPVALLGTFLGLSPLGFTINQLTLFGMVLAIGIVVDDAIVVIENVERIMSEENATPKEATRKAMGQITGAIVAITVVLAAVFVPSALQPGASGIIYKQFALTIAVSMGFSAFLALSFTPALCATILKHDHGQGKKNIVYRKFNEVFDWTTHTYAGHITSAVRHAPRWMIVFVLITVLCGFLFTRLPTSFVPDEDQGYALAIVQLPPGASLERTQKAQEDIRAVILKDAAVDGVFQISGFSFLGQGENVGMDFIRLKDWSDRDVTATQFIGAMNGKLQSVTNATIFVVNLPTIRGLSQFGGIDMYLQARAGQSRDELTQARNQLLGAAAQDKRLVGIRPNTLEDAPTLQLDVDRTQAQTMGLSVSDIYTAIQLTLAPVYINDFQYGGRVKRVMLQADAPYRMGTDAFDHIFTPSTLSSASTSSSSTSSVSSATTSTDSNMIPLSTVVHSKWINASPSLTRYNGYSAVEIVGNQAPGYSTGQAMGIVEGMVNDKLPKGFGYDWTGQSYQEILAGNSSTMLLLLSIVIVFLCLAALYESWSIPVAVLLVVPLGLLGTVVFSMLRGLPNDIFFKIGLITVIGLAAKNAILIVEFAVEQQGAGKTLKDSVVEAARLRLRPILMTSLAFILGVLPLAISTGAGANSRHAIGTGVIGGMLFATFLGLLLIPVFYVVVRRMLGDKLDEASKTIRHHGDDHDGGHDGPHGGGSDPHGSGGGSPAVNVAPHAPNIGDVHAFDSDPRRGTDRT; this is translated from the coding sequence ATGCCGAGTTTCTTCATCGACCGCCCCATCTTCGCGTGGGTCGTGGCGATCCTGATCAGCCTTTGCGGCACGATCTCCCTGCTGAACATGGGCATCGAGTCGTACCCGAACATCGCGCCCCCGCAGGTCGTCGTTACGGCGACCTACCCGGGTGCGAGTGCGGATACGACCGAAAAGACCGTGACGCAGGTGATCGAGCAGCAGCTGACCGGTATCGATCACCTGTTGTACTTCAGCTCCTCGTCCAGCTCGTCGGGCCAGGCCACGGTCACGCTGACCTTCGAAACCGGTACCGATCCTGACATCGCGCAGGTGCAGGTGCAGAACAAGGTCTCGCTGGCCACGCCGCGCCTCCCGTCGGAAGTGACCCAGCAGGGCGTCGTGGTGGCCAAGTCCAACCCCGACTTCCTGATGTTCGTCGCCCTCACCTCGACCAACCCGGCCATCGACAGCCATCGCCTGATGGATATCGTGTCGTCGCAGGTGCTCGACCAGGTGGCGCGCATCCCCGGCGTCGGCAGCACCCGCCAGCTCGGTGCCGAATACGGCATGCGCGTGTGGCTGAACCCGGACAAGCTGCGTGGCTACGGCCTCTCGGCGACCGACCTGCAGTCGGCCCTGTCGACCCAGAACGTGCAGTTCGCCGCCGGCTCGATCGGTACCGACCCGGCCAGCAATGGCCAGGGCTTCAGCGCCACCGTGTCGGCCGAAGGCCGCTTCACCACCGCGGAACAGTTCTCCAACATCATCCTGCGTGCCAATAACGACGGCACCGTGGTGAAGCTGAAGGACGTCGCCCGCGTGGAACTGGGCCCGCAGAGCTACGGCTTTGCCACGGAATGGAACGGTACGCCCACGGGCGCCTTCGGTGTGCAGCTGCTGCCGGGCGCCAACGCCCTGGACGTGGCCAACGCCGTGCGCGCGAAGATGGCCGACCTGGCCAAGAGCTTCCCGGATGGCGTGACCTGGTTCGCCCCGTACGACACGACGAAGTTCGTGGTGATCTCCATCGAGGAAGTGGTGCACACCCTCGTCGAGGCGATCATCCTGGTCTTCCTCGTGATGCTGCTGTTCCTGCAGAACTTCCGCGCCACGATCATCCCCACCCTGGTGATCCCGGTGGCCCTGCTGGGCACCTTCCTGGGCCTGTCGCCGCTGGGCTTCACCATCAACCAGCTGACCCTGTTCGGCATGGTGCTGGCCATCGGTATCGTGGTGGATGACGCGATCGTCGTTATCGAAAACGTCGAACGCATCATGTCCGAGGAAAACGCGACGCCGAAGGAGGCGACGCGCAAGGCCATGGGCCAGATCACCGGCGCCATCGTGGCGATCACCGTGGTGCTGGCGGCGGTGTTCGTGCCCTCGGCGCTGCAGCCGGGTGCCTCGGGCATCATCTACAAGCAGTTCGCGCTGACCATCGCCGTGTCGATGGGCTTCTCGGCCTTCCTCGCGCTGTCGTTCACCCCTGCCCTGTGCGCCACGATCCTCAAGCACGACCACGGCCAGGGCAAGAAGAACATCGTCTACCGCAAGTTCAACGAGGTCTTCGACTGGACGACGCACACCTACGCCGGCCACATCACCTCGGCGGTGCGCCATGCGCCGCGCTGGATGATCGTGTTCGTGCTGATCACGGTGCTCTGCGGCTTCCTGTTCACCCGCCTGCCCACCAGCTTCGTCCCCGACGAAGACCAGGGCTACGCGCTGGCCATCGTGCAGCTGCCGCCGGGCGCCAGCCTGGAGCGCACGCAGAAGGCGCAGGAAGACATCCGCGCCGTCATCCTCAAGGATGCGGCCGTGGACGGCGTGTTCCAGATCTCCGGCTTCAGCTTCCTGGGCCAGGGTGAAAACGTCGGCATGGACTTCATCCGCCTGAAGGACTGGTCGGACCGTGACGTGACGGCCACCCAGTTCATCGGTGCGATGAACGGCAAGCTGCAGTCGGTGACCAACGCCACGATCTTCGTGGTGAACCTGCCGACCATCCGCGGCCTGTCGCAGTTCGGCGGTATCGACATGTACCTGCAGGCACGTGCCGGCCAGTCGCGTGACGAACTGACCCAGGCTCGCAATCAGCTGCTCGGCGCGGCCGCACAGGACAAGCGCCTGGTGGGTATCCGTCCGAACACGCTGGAAGATGCGCCCACCCTGCAGCTGGACGTCGACCGTACCCAGGCGCAGACCATGGGCCTGTCGGTCAGCGATATCTACACCGCCATCCAGCTCACGCTGGCGCCGGTGTACATCAACGACTTCCAGTACGGCGGCCGCGTGAAGCGCGTGATGTTGCAGGCCGACGCCCCGTACCGCATGGGTACGGATGCGTTCGACCACATCTTTACCCCGAGCACGCTCAGCTCGGCCTCGACCAGCTCGAGTTCCACGAGCAGCGTCAGCAGCGCGACGACGTCGACCGACAGCAACATGATCCCGCTGTCGACGGTGGTCCACTCCAAGTGGATCAACGCGTCGCCCAGCCTCACCCGCTACAACGGCTACTCGGCCGTGGAAATCGTCGGTAACCAGGCCCCGGGTTATTCCACCGGCCAGGCCATGGGCATCGTCGAAGGCATGGTGAACGACAAGCTGCCCAAGGGCTTCGGCTACGACTGGACCGGCCAGTCCTACCAAGAAATCCTGGCGGGCAACTCGTCCACGATGTTGCTGTTGCTCTCCATCGTCATCGTGTTCCTCTGCCTGGCCGCCCTGTACGAAAGCTGGTCGATCCCGGTGGCGGTGCTGCTGGTGGTGCCGCTGGGCCTGCTCGGCACGGTGGTGTTCTCGATGCTGCGCGGCCTGCCGAACGACATCTTCTTCAAGATCGGCCTGATCACCGTGATCGGCCTGGCCGCGAAGAACGCGATCCTGATTGTCGAGTTCGCGGTGGAACAGCAGGGTGCGGGCAAGACGCTCAAGGATTCGGTGGTGGAAGCCGCTCGCCTGCGACTGCGCCCCATCCTGATGACCTCGCTGGCGTTCATCCTCGGCGTGTTGCCGCTGGCGATCTCCACGGGTGCGGGTGCGAATTCCCGCCACGCGATCGGTACCGGCGTGATCGGCGGCATGCTGTTCGCTACGTTCCTCGGCCTGCTGCTCATCCCGGTGTTCTACGTGGTGGTGCGTCGCATGCTGGGTGACAAGCTGGACGAAGCCTCGAAGACCATTCGCCACCACGGCGATGATCACGACGGCGGCCATGACGGCCCGCACGGCGGCGGCAGCGACCCGCACGGCAGCGGCGGTGGCAGCCCGGCCGTGAACGTGGCGCCGCACGCACCGAACATCGGCGACGTGCACGCCTTCGACTCGGACCCCCGACGGGGCACCGATCGGACGTAA
- a CDS encoding TetR/AcrR family transcriptional regulator — MGAVAREAGVSKQTVYAHFENKDNLFHAAVEQLVLPLHASLSPERRGLAATLLALAQAHQTHVMDHENVALGRMLIAEAPRFPAAARTFFRTAIETVAVRLSSCMAEAMDNGDMRREDPAVAAELFLSMLHGLEGDRRLFGLRARGPKAQDDWARHAVTVFMHAYDILPDGRTRTNKKPGKGTEFS; from the coding sequence ATGGGCGCCGTGGCTCGCGAGGCCGGGGTGTCCAAGCAAACCGTTTACGCGCATTTCGAGAACAAGGACAACCTTTTCCACGCTGCCGTCGAACAACTTGTCCTGCCGCTCCACGCGAGCCTGTCCCCGGAGCGCCGCGGCCTGGCAGCCACCTTGCTCGCATTGGCGCAGGCGCACCAGACCCACGTGATGGATCACGAAAACGTCGCCCTCGGGCGAATGTTGATCGCCGAGGCGCCCCGCTTTCCGGCGGCGGCGCGGACTTTTTTCCGCACGGCCATCGAAACGGTGGCCGTGCGGTTATCCAGCTGCATGGCCGAGGCGATGGACAACGGCGATATGCGCCGGGAAGACCCGGCCGTGGCGGCGGAACTGTTCCTGTCCATGTTGCATGGGCTGGAAGGGGACCGCCGCCTGTTTGGCCTGCGTGCCCGGGGGCCCAAGGCACAGGACGACTGGGCCCGGCATGCGGTAACAGTATTTATGCATGCGTACGACATCCTCCCGGATGGCCGGACGCGAACAAACAAGAAACCTGGAAAAGGAACGGAGTTCTCATGA
- a CDS encoding efflux RND transporter periplasmic adaptor subunit gives MNPLPLRTTLLSAGLIVALAACHKQEAPQQPPPPQVGVITVQPQDVPLVQDQVGRVSAFRTADVRARVPGILLHRLYTEGTDVKEGQSLFKIDPAPLQAELDAQVANLASAKATAVNSKAQADRARGLIGKNYVSRADLDTAEATERTSNAAVKQAEAAVQSARINLGFTDVRSPISGRAGKQQVTEGALVGQGDTTLLTQVDELDKVYINFSMSVSDLDTMRTAAAKGSATLSATDQSQVRIQMPDGSDFGETGQLDFSSATVNPQTGTTDLRALLPNTNQRLLPGQFVTVKATLGDLHNVYLVPQPAVLRDANSAYVMVVGTAKMKDPQSGEEKTIESAAVRHQIQTDRLSGTNWVVTSGLNPGDKVIVEGVPKAKDNAPVNAQPAKQPDAAGAAPAKAGTAAAPAGKQ, from the coding sequence ATGAATCCCCTGCCCCTGCGCACCACCCTGCTGTCGGCCGGCCTTATCGTCGCGCTGGCCGCCTGCCACAAGCAGGAAGCCCCCCAGCAGCCGCCCCCGCCGCAGGTGGGTGTCATCACCGTCCAGCCGCAGGACGTTCCGCTCGTCCAGGACCAGGTCGGGCGCGTTTCCGCGTTCCGCACCGCCGATGTGCGCGCCCGCGTGCCCGGCATCCTCCTGCACCGCCTGTACACGGAAGGTACGGACGTGAAGGAAGGCCAGTCGCTGTTCAAGATCGACCCGGCGCCGCTGCAGGCCGAACTTGACGCGCAGGTGGCCAACCTGGCGTCCGCGAAGGCCACGGCCGTGAACAGCAAGGCCCAGGCCGATCGCGCCCGCGGCCTCATCGGCAAGAACTACGTCTCGCGTGCCGACCTCGACACCGCCGAGGCCACCGAGCGCACCTCCAACGCCGCCGTGAAGCAGGCCGAGGCCGCCGTGCAGTCGGCGCGCATCAACCTGGGCTTCACCGATGTCCGCTCGCCGATCTCCGGCCGCGCCGGCAAGCAGCAGGTCACCGAGGGCGCCCTGGTGGGCCAGGGCGATACCACCCTGCTCACCCAGGTGGACGAACTGGACAAGGTCTACATCAACTTCAGCATGTCGGTCTCCGACCTGGACACGATGCGCACGGCCGCCGCCAAGGGCTCGGCCACGCTGTCCGCCACCGACCAGTCGCAGGTCCGCATCCAGATGCCGGACGGTTCGGACTTCGGCGAGACCGGCCAGCTCGACTTCTCGTCGGCCACCGTGAACCCGCAGACCGGCACCACCGACCTGCGCGCCCTGCTGCCGAACACCAACCAGCGCCTGCTGCCGGGCCAGTTCGTCACCGTGAAGGCCACCCTGGGTGACCTGCACAACGTGTACCTGGTGCCGCAGCCCGCCGTGCTCCGCGACGCCAACTCGGCCTACGTCATGGTCGTCGGCACCGCCAAGATGAAGGACCCGCAGTCGGGCGAGGAGAAGACCATCGAGTCGGCTGCCGTCCGCCACCAGATCCAGACGGACCGCCTCAGCGGCACGAACTGGGTGGTGACCAGCGGCCTGAACCCGGGTGACAAGGTGATCGTCGAGGGCGTGCCCAAGGCGAAGGACAACGCGCCGGTCAACGCGCAGCCGGCGAAGCAGCCGGACGCCGCTGGCGCGGCCCCGGCGAAGGCAGGCACCGCTGCCGCCCCCGCCGGCAAGCAGTAA